gaaggtGTAATATCgcaaaggaaaaaggaaatgcataaaaatttatgaaattgtAAAGGGATGGAAGCATGTTGGGTTGACGGGTTCACAGATTTGTTACTTCACTCATGGGGTCATTTACGACCATCCTCTTTGCCCTTAACACCCTGGGGATTTGGCTCATCGCCTTGACGTTCAATATTACAAATATTGAGATCAGAAAGCGGTAAACAGAGAATGATACTTATGTCACGCCAGTCCCACAACTCCTGAGAAGAAATATTTGTGGAGAAGAGTGGTGTCATGCTTCTCCaccaattttgacaaaaaaaaaaagaagtattgTTTGCTTCCTGGAATTCACTCATCTCTGCCCTCACTTGTAATTGGGgtattgtttgattttttttgcccCTTGAATGCAATCtgattcttcaaaaaaaaaaattcaatcagTATTTCTTGTCAGAGAAACTGGACATTTTTGTTCTAATCATATAACttaatatcaaaataataataatttttttcaaatgtaaaatttaaaagaaaataaaatttaaaacattagtACTCTTCGAACTGAATCCAACAACACAACTCTGTAACATTCTTGGGACAgtatattcttttcttttattttttaaacgtGGAAAGATTTACTCGTAAGTTCTTTGTAAATTacatttggcaaaaaaaaattggtcgaAAAAAAGTTCTTTGTAAATCACAGAAGacttaaaatatgttaaaactTTCCATGCTGAAGACCTTTCAAAGAACACCACTGATCTCTAAAAGACTTTAAGAGTCTGCTTTACAATACAAAGATCCACAATAGTAGTTATTTTCTTGGTTAAGTAGTAGATCCTACTTGATCAAAAAAAAGTAGTAGATCCTAAAAATGTTACGAAGTGACATGTTAGAATCTCTGGACAACAATTACTACTTCTGCAGCATCCTTACATTTCCAGGGTTTCATGCTAAGCCTATTTTCAAGTGGTGGGTGGTTCAGCACTCATAGCTTCATGTCTGAAACTCCAACCTTAGTCCCATTCACAAAACGATCCGAGAATACAAAAGGTTGCAATCTGGACTTCTCTTCAAACTTGTTGTGTCAATGTTGGAATGGTCACAGTCAAAACCTTTAGTCCTTGTTCTTCAAGCGATACACACCACTCTGGAGATTAGATTTTGCATAATAGATTAGTCAAGAGAGACATAAAAGCTCCAAAATaaaagatgggaatgttctatGAACAAATGATTCGAGAAAAACAGTCCACAACATTACGTAAAAGAAATTTACCGATGAAGGATGCAGGCGTAGAGTTTAGCGGTGCGTCCACATCTCTGATCACTTCACCTTGACTGATCACCCAGTTGACCAAGTGATAGGGTGTACGTGAATTGGAGAACATGTTCATGTATCTGCAGGTTTCCTCTTGATCTTCAGTTTTCATGTGTGATCGTTTGGAAATATCAAGCAAAAACAATTAAGTAACCGAAAGCAACTAACTTTTAGTAGCCAATAACTATATGCATACCTAAGGGAGGCCTTGCCAAAAAGAAACTACCAGTTGATAGCAATGTTCTTTAACTGCAAACTTCTTTCGGATTTTCCACTTCATAGCCTCTCCGCCAATTCAGTCATAGCTTCTGTTATGGTTTCAGTTAAAGCAGTTTCGTCTTCTGAACCCTGAAAGATTTTTAAGAGCGTCAGTATGATTCAGTAAAGCTACAACAGCCCTTCCATATACAAATATGATTCAACAAAAATAACTCCAcaacattttataaatgaaaaacattaaatttgaaattctcATGTCACCTGTAGAGTAGAAACAATGTTTAGCTAAAGAACGTACCAATAGTGGAGTCAAATGCAGATATGGCTCCACCAGAAGCATCTTTATAATGCCATCTGTGAAGTCAAAATCAAGAAAACATCAGAATATACTCAATCATCTGTATTCCCTGTAAATTGAAGACTACAAAGAACTCTCCATAGAAAAGAGACTCACCAAAGAAGTAGCAACTGTGGAACCCAAAGATCTTCTGAAGCACAGATTCTCGCAGATCTCTTCCTAACTCCGAATCAAATATCAAGCAAAAGAAGCTGAGAAGCTACGATTCCAGCAAATTAAACAACGGTGCAAGAGTCAGAACCAACCTCTTTACTCAATCTTTCACTAATAAACGGCATGAACATCTCCAAACAATCATCATCAACACCACAATAACTACTCTCTTACACTTCTTCATCCACAACCCAAACTCGACTCAAATCAGCAAAACTAAACCCAGAACAAATCACCTTCAAGCTTCGTGTTCTCCGTGGGTGGAGGCGCTGCGTCTTCCGGCAGCCTCGTCGGAGCTCATCTCGTCTCCCCACCCGGTACCTGATCATCAAGATGGAGGAGGAAGCGTCCGTCGTCGTCAAGGTGGTACCTTTCTCTCTCGTTGCGGTTCGGTTGGATCTCTGGTGTGGTAGATCCCCAGGTGAGCGCCATCGCTCTGGTGGTTCGTCAGTGAAGTTGTCAGCTTCCTGTTAGAGGACTACGGGAGCGGTGCTAGAATTGCCAAATTTTAAGAATACATTGAACTTCAGGGAATATGAAGAGATGAGAAGAGAAACTCTGAAGATTAAGAATTAACGGAGACGGCGAGTTTATTTGTGGAGGAAGGAAAGCGATGAACGCTGCGgttacatgttttttttaattgaaccgGATAGCTCAGTCCATTGCTAACCAATGAAGCCCATCGGAACATATTAGAGCCCATACAAAATCAACAGTTTACTGAACAGATCTACGTggattattaaaatgttttgattgGCCAAATAAATTTGCCTACGTGGACATGTTAAAAACACTCCATATATTGCTTTTAGTATAGgatagatgatgttttcactTACCATTATCTTTGTAAAATTTCCACGAAATTTCCATTTAGATTCTCCTTaactactctctctctctctctcgacctCATTGACTTCATTAACAATGGCCATCACCGATTTTTTCGCCGGTGAAATAGCGACTGAGCTACTGAAACAGCTCTTTATGATATCAGCCAAAGCATGGAAATACAAAAGCGTCGCTGAGAGGCTCATCGACTTGATCGAGAACATGCAGCCGACCATCAAGGAGATTCAGTACAGCGGCGTCGAGCTCCCTCCTCACCGTCAGGCTCAGATCGGTATGCTCTCTAACACCTTAGAGAAAGGGAAGAAACTCACCGAGAAAGTGTTGAGCGCCCGTCGCTGGAACGTGTACAGACAGTTAACATTAGCGAGGAAGATGGAGAAGCTAGAGAAGGATATCTCTAACTTCCTTAAGAATCAGATATTGACTCATATCCTCGCTGATGTTCATCTTCTCAGGGCTAACTCCGATGTAAGGTTCGATCGGGTTGATAGGAGCCTTGAGATGATGACTGAGCACTTGGGGTCGATGAAGATCGGTGGAGGAGGGATGATAAGGGAAGCCATGAAGATAGCAGAGGCGACGATGGAGATTGAGATGGGCAACGACGAGGAGAAGTTtggtgttgggttggagatAGGTAAGAGGAaggtgaagaagatgatgtttaGCGCCGAGAGAGGGCTTATTGGTATCAGTGGCATGGGCGGTGTCGGCAAAACTACACTTGCTAGAGAGCTTGAACGGGACGTTGAAGTCcaatgtaagtcttctgctCTTGTTCTGTCTCTAACTATGTTATGTCGTCATCAGATGCATAATTAGTATGATATTGTCGGTTTTGGACGGAACGGAAGCCCTacgattttttttcctaaaattcCTCATATGAATCAGAGTTGGACTTTATATATTAGAAACTATTTGTCTAATATTCCGATGTGGGACTTAGATTGCAAATAGTTAGATGAACATGTTGTAATGATTGAGTTGAGTTACTGACACTGTTTTTGTTTATGTCAGGTCATTTTGAGAACAAGGTTTTGTTTCTGACTGTATCACAATCTCCGATGCTTGAGGAACTGAGAGCACATATATGGGCGTTTGTGTCTGGTTATGAAGGTGTAAACCCTGTTCCAAACTGGAATTTACAGTACGAGGGCGGTGTTAAAACACAGAAGCTGGTGATTCTTGATGATGTTTGGACAAGAGAAGCGTTGGACGCCTTGACGTTTAATATCCCTGGTTGCACAACACTTGTGGTCTCACGGTCCAAACTCACAGAGCCTAAAGCCACTTATGATGTGGAAGTACTAAGGGAAGATGAAGCACTCTCCCTCTTCTGTCTCTGTGCATTTGGTCAGAAAACTATCCCTTCTGGTTTCGACAAAAAAATGGTCGAGCAGGTAATTATAATgtctacttttttttcttcaactgATTCATGCCTAGTATGATGTATATATCCAATGCTTTTTGATTCTCACAGGTTTCTGGTGAGTGTAAAGGTCTACCTTTGGCTCTCAAAGTCACAGGGGCTTCACTAAAAGACCGACCTGAAATGTATTGGAAAGGAGCATTGCAGAGGTTACAAAAAGGTGAACCTGCTGATGAAACTCACGAGACTAGATTACTTCATCAAATGGAAGCTAGTCTAGAAAATCTTGACTCGACAACCAGAGAGTGTTTCTTGGATCTTGGCGCATTTCCTGAAGACAGGAAGATTCCTGTAGATGTTCTTATCAACATGTGGATTGAGATACATGATCTAGAGGAGGCCATTGCTTTTGCCACTCTTGTTGATTTGTCGCACAAGAATCTACTTACCCTTGGGAAAGATCCACGGTAAGGATGGGATCACATCACTTGTAGCTCTTCACTTTTTTATATGTACTAATAATCACTACTGGTATATTGATATACAGGCTTGGCTCTTCATATGCAAGCTACTATGATGTGTTTGTGACACAACATGATGTTCTGAGAGACTTGGCTCTTCATTTAAGCAACAAAGGGAAAGTAAACATAAGGAAGAGACTGCTGATGCCGAAAAGAGAGTCATCTCTTCCAAAAGAATGGGGAAGGAACAGTGATGAGCCATACAGAGCTCAGATAGTCTCTATTCATACTGGTAAGAGACTGTTTTAAACTGCAATCTTTATATCACAAGGATGGTAATGTTGACTAGAGTTATGTTTCTGTTGCAGGGGATATGGATGAGATGGGTTGGTCTGACTTTGACATGGACTTCCCTAAGGCAGAGATTCTAATACTGAACTTCTCTTCAGACAAATATGTTCTGCCTCCTTTCATCACTAAGATGAGCAAGCTTAGGGTCCTAGTGATCATCAACAACGGCATGTCCCCTGCTGTTCTCAATGACTTTTCGATTTTCGCCAACTTGTCATACCTAAGGACTCTCTGGCTGGAGAGAGTTCATGTCCCTGAACTCTACAACACTACAGTTCCCTTGAAAAAACTCCACAAGATGTCTTTGATCCTCTGCAAGATCAATAACAGTTTTGATCAGACAGGAGTTGACATCTCCAACCTCTTCCCAAAATTAGCTGACCTGACGATAGATCACTGTGATGATCTCGTCTCACTACCTTCAAGCATCTGCGGCATGACATCTCTCAACTCCTTAAGCATCACAAACTGTCCACGCCTCAGTGAATTGCCTAAGAACCTCAGTAAGCTACAAGCTCTTGAAATTCTGAGGCTATATGCTTGTCTTGAGCTAAAGGCATTGCCTGTGGAGATCTGTGAGCTTCCTCAGCTTAAGTACCTAGACATCTCACAGTGTGTT
The window above is part of the Brassica napus cultivar Da-Ae chromosome C3, Da-Ae, whole genome shotgun sequence genome. Proteins encoded here:
- the LOC125583452 gene encoding probable disease resistance protein At4g33300; amino-acid sequence: MAITDFFAGEIATELLKQLFMISAKAWKYKSVAERLIDLIENMQPTIKEIQYSGVELPPHRQAQIGMLSNTLEKGKKLTEKVLSARRWNVYRQLTLARKMEKLEKDISNFLKNQILTHILADVHLLRANSDVRFDRVDRSLEMMTEHLGSMKIGGGGMIREAMKIAEATMEIEMGNDEEKFGVGLEIGKRKVKKMMFSAERGLIGISGMGGVGKTTLARELERDVEVQCHFENKVLFLTVSQSPMLEELRAHIWAFVSGYEGVNPVPNWNLQYEGGVKTQKLVILDDVWTREALDALTFNIPGCTTLVVSRSKLTEPKATYDVEVLREDEALSLFCLCAFGQKTIPSGFDKKMVEQVSGECKGLPLALKVTGASLKDRPEMYWKGALQRLQKGEPADETHETRLLHQMEASLENLDSTTRECFLDLGAFPEDRKIPVDVLINMWIEIHDLEEAIAFATLVDLSHKNLLTLGKDPRLGSSYASYYDVFVTQHDVLRDLALHLSNKGKVNIRKRLLMPKRESSLPKEWGRNSDEPYRAQIVSIHTGDMDEMGWSDFDMDFPKAEILILNFSSDKYVLPPFITKMSKLRVLVIINNGMSPAVLNDFSIFANLSYLRTLWLERVHVPELYNTTVPLKKLHKMSLILCKINNSFDQTGVDISNLFPKLADLTIDHCDDLVSLPSSICGMTSLNSLSITNCPRLSELPKNLSKLQALEILRLYACLELKALPVEICELPQLKYLDISQCVNLSCLPEEIGKLKTLEKIDMRECFFSDRLSSAVSLESLRHVICDKDVAFIWEEVEKAVPGLKIEAAEKCFSLDWLDE